The following coding sequences are from one Sphingobium sp. RAC03 window:
- a CDS encoding PP2C family protein-serine/threonine phosphatase, with the protein MATTSNQQWNDRPLKILVVDDDELFLDYITWELEALSCSVAAATDATQALALLDVQTFDMFITDWQMPGMDGIALVQRVRSLHSQDRFLHVVMTTARGDSETVRAALDAGVDDFLFKPLDRLQLELAMASARRNVLLHHRLQRRNHHLAAAHRRTRDAYRRVQADLDAAAALHRRLLPERNVSDGLRLAWAYRPAQHISGDTIGVLPLRNGARLFFLADVQGHGVPAALASFHIHHRLTQLAPDSPDAMVRAIVDLNREIASQNSESYATLICGLLFPHSREGWIIRAGHPPPLLVQPGRIEALAVPGAFPLGWFTDAEYEPSHFVLPPNARLVLYSDGVTECSDRDGNALEMEGLCDLLAVAVNEPIATMVRTVEAALSARRGRSGFEDDISLLALEMIEGVKTGDSD; encoded by the coding sequence TTGGCGACGACATCCAACCAGCAGTGGAATGACCGGCCGCTCAAAATATTGGTGGTCGATGATGATGAGCTTTTTCTCGACTATATCACCTGGGAATTGGAAGCGCTGAGCTGTTCGGTAGCAGCCGCAACTGACGCTACGCAGGCGCTGGCATTGCTGGACGTTCAAACCTTCGACATGTTCATCACCGACTGGCAGATGCCCGGCATGGACGGCATTGCCCTGGTACAGCGTGTCCGCTCTCTGCACAGTCAGGACCGCTTCCTGCATGTCGTGATGACCACCGCGCGCGGGGATTCTGAGACGGTGCGCGCGGCTTTAGACGCGGGCGTCGACGACTTCCTGTTCAAACCACTCGATCGACTGCAACTTGAACTGGCGATGGCGTCCGCGCGCCGAAACGTCCTGCTCCATCACCGGCTCCAGCGCCGCAATCATCATCTGGCCGCCGCGCATAGGCGCACGCGCGACGCCTATCGGCGTGTGCAGGCGGATCTCGATGCGGCCGCGGCGCTCCATCGTCGGCTGCTGCCCGAACGGAATGTGTCGGACGGGCTGCGACTGGCCTGGGCCTATCGTCCGGCGCAGCATATCAGTGGCGACACGATTGGCGTTCTTCCGCTACGCAACGGCGCGCGTCTGTTCTTCCTGGCCGATGTGCAGGGCCACGGCGTGCCGGCGGCCCTGGCTTCCTTTCACATTCACCATCGCCTCACGCAGCTTGCCCCTGACTCGCCTGACGCGATGGTGCGCGCAATTGTCGATCTCAACCGCGAGATCGCGAGCCAGAACTCCGAAAGCTATGCGACGCTGATCTGCGGACTGCTCTTTCCCCATTCACGCGAAGGCTGGATCATTCGCGCAGGGCATCCACCCCCTTTGCTAGTGCAGCCTGGCAGGATCGAAGCATTGGCCGTACCTGGGGCATTTCCACTGGGTTGGTTCACCGATGCGGAATACGAACCGTCCCACTTCGTGCTTCCTCCCAACGCGCGGTTGGTTCTATATTCCGACGGCGTAACCGAATGTAGCGATCGCGACGGCAATGCGCTGGAAATGGAAGGATTATGCGATCTGTTGGCGGTCGCCGTGAACGAGCCGATCGCTACGATGGTGCGCACTGTGGAAGCGGCGCTGAGCGCACGTCGGGGGCGCTCGGGATTTGAGGACGATATTTCCCTGCTCGCGTTGGAAATGATAGAAGGAGTAAAAACGGGTGACAGCGATTAG
- a CDS encoding glycosyltransferase, which translates to MSFYFTRFEHRRPPDPLPHSVVVEKIWQGLAIVSLLLGARYMVWRWTESLNWDALWFAIPLVVAESCAYFGLALFTLNLWKTHDYPMREPPDRIGQCIGGDAGDDRPVAVDVFIATYNEEEELVRLSIRDAKAMRYPHPIALHIHVLDDGRRATMRSVAEEEGVGYISRDNNVGFKAGNLRNAMEQTSGDFILICDADTRPFPTLLERTLGYFRDPDVAFVQTPQWFYDLPEGETLRQWLGRRIGLPGRWMGGTIEWMFGEIRVGEDPFANDPGMFYDIIQRRRNPYNAAFCCGAASLHRREAVMFVALRAYGDAIARASGETRSRLARLTQRQASPEGQALARWQAAQAEELTPYKFHVSEDIYTSIVLHQDRRRRWKSVLHPHIESKMLSPQDLLTWTIQRFKYAGGSLDIFFHDNPVTAAGMSLGQRLMYLTTFWSYLGAVWNLAFLLAPLIYMFFCIAPVSAYTGDFFGHALPFLIANELAFMFGTWGMSGYKGKVSYLASFPISLRALWAVLRKQKIKFPVTPKERQDGNFLHLVWPQAVIIVATLIGFCWSAIALCLGLGNYSLGGLIANGLWGLNNILAMMVMVRAAFWKPEEDA; encoded by the coding sequence TTGAGCTTTTACTTCACGCGCTTCGAGCATCGGCGCCCGCCCGATCCACTTCCTCATTCTGTTGTCGTTGAAAAAATATGGCAGGGATTGGCGATCGTCAGCCTTCTGCTTGGCGCACGCTACATGGTCTGGCGCTGGACGGAATCCCTCAACTGGGATGCGTTGTGGTTCGCGATCCCGCTGGTGGTAGCGGAGAGCTGTGCCTATTTCGGTTTGGCTTTATTTACACTGAACCTCTGGAAAACACATGATTATCCCATGCGAGAGCCGCCCGATCGGATCGGCCAGTGCATCGGTGGTGATGCAGGGGATGATCGTCCCGTCGCAGTAGATGTGTTCATAGCGACCTATAATGAAGAAGAAGAACTGGTTCGCCTGAGCATTCGCGATGCCAAGGCGATGCGCTATCCGCATCCGATCGCTTTGCATATCCATGTTCTGGACGATGGTCGTCGCGCCACCATGCGTTCGGTGGCGGAGGAAGAGGGCGTAGGATATATCAGCCGCGACAATAATGTGGGGTTCAAGGCGGGCAATCTGCGCAACGCCATGGAGCAGACCAGCGGCGATTTCATTTTGATCTGCGATGCCGACACTCGTCCCTTCCCCACCCTGCTAGAGCGCACGCTGGGCTATTTTCGTGATCCCGACGTCGCATTCGTCCAGACACCGCAATGGTTCTACGACCTCCCCGAAGGCGAAACCCTGCGCCAATGGCTAGGGCGTCGGATCGGGTTGCCTGGGCGCTGGATGGGCGGCACGATCGAATGGATGTTCGGCGAAATCCGCGTCGGCGAAGACCCGTTCGCCAATGATCCGGGGATGTTCTACGATATCATCCAGCGCCGACGAAATCCGTATAATGCCGCCTTCTGCTGTGGCGCAGCGTCTCTTCACCGGCGCGAAGCGGTGATGTTCGTGGCGCTGCGCGCCTATGGCGACGCGATCGCCAGGGCCAGCGGCGAAACCCGATCCCGGCTTGCACGCCTCACGCAGCGACAGGCCAGTCCAGAAGGTCAGGCGCTTGCACGTTGGCAGGCGGCGCAGGCTGAGGAACTGACCCCCTATAAATTCCATGTGTCCGAAGATATTTATACATCGATCGTCCTACACCAGGACCGTCGTCGTCGCTGGAAATCGGTGTTGCACCCGCACATCGAATCCAAGATGCTTTCGCCTCAGGATCTCCTGACCTGGACAATACAGCGCTTCAAATATGCAGGCGGCAGTCTGGACATCTTTTTCCACGACAACCCGGTGACGGCAGCTGGCATGTCGCTGGGTCAACGGCTGATGTACCTGACCACCTTCTGGTCCTATCTGGGCGCTGTCTGGAACCTTGCCTTTCTCCTCGCGCCGCTGATCTACATGTTTTTTTGCATTGCGCCGGTCAGCGCCTATACCGGCGACTTCTTCGGTCATGCCTTGCCGTTTCTGATCGCCAACGAACTGGCGTTCATGTTCGGCACATGGGGCATGTCAGGCTATAAAGGCAAGGTTAGCTATCTGGCATCCTTCCCCATCTCTTTGCGGGCGCTATGGGCGGTGCTGCGCAAGCAGAAGATCAAGTTCCCGGTGACGCCCAAGGAACGGCAGGACGGCAATTTCCTGCATCTTGTGTGGCCCCAGGCCGTAATAATTGTCGCAACCCTAATAGGCTTTTGCTGGTCGGCCATCGCTCTGTGTTTGGGTTTGGGCAACTATAGCCTTGGCGGCCTGATCGCCAACGGACTGTGGGGTCTCAATAATATTCTGGCGATGATGGTCATGGTGCGTGCCGCCTTCTGGAAGCCGGAGGAAGATGCATGA
- a CDS encoding SPOR domain-containing protein, protein MSWREGLRKGRSHLLFAVILAVAGTLVVHIEDDNLEQETGHRPVARAGVATVKVRRKPAVVALPNKRAPSPDTSRPTVDDPTPFAAYVQVGAFRNRSRAERAGASALRSLNGEPALGVRVEPFAKIFRAELGPIDPSAAKVFARACSRLAMNAG, encoded by the coding sequence ATGAGTTGGCGCGAGGGCCTGCGCAAGGGACGAAGCCATTTGTTGTTTGCCGTCATATTGGCGGTAGCGGGGACGCTTGTCGTCCATATCGAAGACGATAATCTGGAGCAGGAGACGGGCCATCGTCCAGTCGCGCGGGCAGGCGTAGCGACAGTGAAGGTGAGGAGGAAACCAGCGGTTGTTGCACTTCCTAACAAACGGGCCCCATCGCCCGACACGTCGCGTCCGACAGTCGATGATCCGACACCATTCGCGGCCTATGTGCAGGTCGGCGCATTTCGGAATCGCAGCCGAGCAGAACGAGCCGGCGCCAGCGCATTGCGCAGCTTGAATGGCGAGCCTGCGCTGGGGGTGCGCGTCGAACCGTTCGCCAAGATTTTTCGGGCGGAACTGGGACCGATCGATCCTTCCGCCGCAAAAGTCTTTGCGCGCGCCTGCTCGCGCTTGGCCATGAATGCCGGTTAA
- a CDS encoding ATP-binding protein: MPDPTHFSCPGRLEQVQHLTAHLKRCCTDRHVPDAALVDLELALVEAANNIVLHGYAGRSDGVIHLQVRLEDGMVALELSDDGAPMQEGLLLACRPFSLEGESGRGIGIIQSCIDRIDYHIQDGVNHLALVKFFSP; the protein is encoded by the coding sequence GTGCCTGACCCCACGCATTTCAGCTGCCCCGGCCGGCTGGAACAGGTTCAGCATCTCACGGCGCATCTTAAGCGATGCTGCACTGACCGGCATGTTCCCGATGCTGCTCTGGTCGACCTGGAACTCGCACTAGTGGAAGCTGCAAACAATATCGTCCTCCACGGCTATGCTGGACGGAGCGATGGCGTGATCCATCTGCAGGTGCGACTAGAGGATGGCATGGTGGCTCTGGAACTCAGCGATGATGGAGCGCCCATGCAGGAAGGGCTGCTGTTGGCGTGTCGCCCTTTTTCGCTGGAGGGAGAGAGCGGACGCGGTATCGGTATCATTCAATCCTGCATCGACCGCATCGACTATCATATTCAGGATGGGGTCAATCATCTCGCGCTGGTTAAATTCTTCAGTCCTTAG
- a CDS encoding conjugal transfer protein TraG N-terminal domain-containing protein, giving the protein MRQLIRLACVLFGLLSASPALAIDASYHTWDGFSETVDAFHLVAMIFGDPRYETLVVIIAVAGIAFGAVIASIRGSGMGLVAFGFQMLVGIGLFAGMIATTGTVHIYDRVRNAYQPVGDVPNLIVLVAGVTNLMERALAETIDDNTTDPNAKLEFGAGGHAFDLFLNAVSPRSPIVDTFLDASVKDYVRQCYPVARVSPAYGVDDDQLFRTSTDLPASFAAMAGPATFSTVFTPSDKAGTTMSCDAAWAYIADRLSDATLFDAYSDQVCARTGFDVNQASQRDRCRQQIDALGDMMLGQSMSRQKFLTNILLGQTVGDVLFEDSPAATARVMANRAIESNGLATLSTANEWMPTIRASVFAIMLMMMPIALLFILTPINLRVASFALGLFVFVALWGVIDAGIYQLTLGRAMDVLAELRATNVAADSWILAPSAAMKALAIFGSFRTAAAGLAGAFVFTVFRFSGNMFTAFTSGMLGVQGQGSMAAATVGTSEGYASALEAQASAGGTMARRSTSGGFGDFGERSSFGLDRAFSSAGSVIGEHGGGATGTAAFGLGRADAARELGGLSPALVGRDLSDPATASAIRANAATSAIHNFAQGDALRKLGTNYFGEGQGGERAFAAFAQNMVQWKAFGDSQAYEMMQSGAQRHFERSGYDAKDAALKASTVIAQAGADPTFAKITANAFDQEQMLRNDLTAAQTQVGAMEGRRDYAGDRVAAVERGNVATEQAHRTGHNQGQREAAGMLGLSVTETSRRIGFINALSGEARSTAISQLSRSTGRNEAQVLRALESYNAAVQVGTADGASAEAAREGTSVYNRTREAAGYDFAERSGKLDAQREIGPDGVRSSAQIGEQRRQADNAGFAQGAAAAGVSVREAAHLDSFIRALAGIAGNQVDMAEGGAEGIADRARNERLTGIVDKERLSRTQALLRAHGVELSKRQIAMDQNGDIGLNLTPELAAQMWRGGLINESQLGAIANGGHARFSFAHNDLLVSSRTGFSQSARNDTSTRFEAGKQAGPDTIEHFLGSGAQGQAAMANWLRSGFEMDRRGDWRLKPQVADTLERDVTAIMVQTGWQRSLSRSAEHQTQDSQTLSGNITASASRGVRGDRKEGGRSEKGNSVTGNAAASLAAEISDRGGFGVAAQSSIDIVNYDVREAIAAAERTASKSARPEEAFTRELSQQVLGSDGLRNRYLEQADSGRGTIDVTGPITSLEQSSVLNTGRLMSDRDNGLADGDSRFKSRRDQ; this is encoded by the coding sequence ATGCGCCAACTCATTCGCCTGGCATGCGTCCTGTTCGGCCTGCTGAGTGCCTCACCCGCTCTGGCCATCGATGCGAGCTATCACACCTGGGACGGCTTCTCCGAAACCGTCGATGCGTTTCACCTGGTGGCGATGATCTTTGGTGATCCGCGCTATGAGACGCTGGTCGTCATCATCGCGGTGGCCGGCATCGCGTTCGGCGCGGTCATCGCCAGTATCCGGGGATCGGGCATGGGCCTGGTCGCCTTCGGGTTCCAGATGCTGGTCGGCATCGGCCTATTTGCAGGCATGATCGCCACGACCGGCACCGTCCACATCTATGACCGGGTACGCAATGCCTATCAGCCGGTCGGCGACGTTCCCAATCTCATCGTGCTGGTGGCTGGCGTCACCAATCTGATGGAACGGGCGCTGGCTGAAACCATCGATGACAACACCACCGATCCCAATGCCAAGCTGGAATTTGGCGCAGGCGGCCATGCGTTCGACCTGTTCCTCAACGCAGTGTCGCCGCGCAGCCCGATCGTCGATACCTTCCTCGACGCGAGCGTGAAGGATTATGTGCGCCAATGCTATCCAGTGGCGCGTGTGTCTCCGGCCTATGGCGTCGATGACGATCAGCTGTTCCGGACCTCGACCGACCTCCCTGCCTCCTTTGCGGCGATGGCGGGCCCTGCGACCTTCTCGACCGTCTTCACGCCGAGCGACAAAGCGGGAACGACGATGAGCTGCGATGCAGCCTGGGCGTATATCGCCGACCGCCTGTCGGATGCCACATTGTTCGATGCCTATAGCGACCAGGTCTGCGCGCGCACCGGGTTCGATGTGAACCAGGCGAGCCAGCGCGATCGCTGCCGCCAGCAGATCGATGCGCTGGGCGACATGATGCTCGGCCAATCCATGAGCCGGCAAAAATTCCTCACCAACATCCTGCTCGGCCAGACCGTCGGCGACGTCCTGTTCGAGGATTCACCGGCGGCGACCGCGCGGGTAATGGCGAACCGGGCGATCGAGTCCAACGGGCTTGCGACGCTTTCGACGGCCAATGAGTGGATGCCGACCATCCGGGCTTCGGTGTTCGCGATCATGCTGATGATGATGCCGATCGCGCTGCTGTTCATCCTGACGCCGATCAACCTGCGGGTCGCAAGCTTTGCGCTGGGCCTGTTCGTCTTCGTCGCGCTGTGGGGCGTGATCGATGCCGGCATCTACCAGCTGACCCTGGGCCGGGCGATGGACGTGTTGGCCGAACTGCGCGCGACCAACGTCGCGGCCGATAGCTGGATCCTTGCGCCATCGGCCGCGATGAAGGCGCTCGCTATCTTCGGCTCGTTCCGAACAGCAGCGGCGGGCCTGGCAGGCGCGTTCGTGTTCACTGTGTTCCGCTTCTCGGGCAATATGTTCACGGCGTTCACGTCAGGCATGCTCGGTGTCCAGGGCCAGGGCAGCATGGCGGCAGCAACGGTCGGGACAAGCGAGGGCTATGCCTCCGCGCTGGAAGCACAGGCTTCGGCTGGTGGCACGATGGCGCGGCGCTCCACATCGGGGGGGTTCGGCGATTTTGGCGAGCGCAGCAGTTTTGGGCTCGACCGCGCATTTTCTTCAGCCGGGTCGGTCATCGGAGAACATGGCGGCGGCGCGACGGGGACGGCGGCGTTCGGGCTTGGCCGGGCGGATGCCGCACGGGAACTGGGCGGGCTCTCCCCTGCCCTGGTCGGGCGGGATTTAAGCGATCCTGCCACGGCCAGCGCGATCCGTGCCAATGCGGCAACGTCGGCGATCCACAATTTTGCGCAGGGAGACGCCCTGCGCAAGCTTGGCACGAACTATTTCGGAGAGGGTCAGGGCGGGGAGCGCGCCTTTGCCGCCTTCGCGCAGAACATGGTGCAGTGGAAGGCGTTCGGCGACAGCCAAGCCTATGAGATGATGCAGTCGGGCGCCCAGCGGCATTTTGAGCGCAGTGGCTATGATGCAAAGGATGCTGCGCTCAAGGCCTCGACCGTGATAGCCCAGGCGGGCGCCGATCCGACCTTCGCCAAGATCACGGCCAACGCCTTCGATCAGGAACAGATGCTCCGTAATGACCTGACTGCCGCGCAGACGCAGGTGGGCGCGATGGAAGGACGACGGGACTATGCCGGCGACAGGGTTGCGGCGGTCGAGCGCGGCAATGTCGCGACGGAACAGGCGCATCGCACCGGGCATAATCAGGGGCAGCGCGAGGCCGCAGGGATGCTGGGTCTCTCGGTCACCGAGACCAGCCGGCGCATCGGGTTTATCAATGCACTATCGGGTGAAGCCCGATCGACCGCGATCAGCCAGTTGTCGCGTTCGACCGGGCGCAACGAGGCGCAGGTGCTGCGCGCCCTGGAAAGCTATAATGCCGCCGTGCAGGTGGGAACCGCCGACGGCGCGAGTGCCGAGGCCGCCCGCGAAGGGACCAGCGTCTATAATCGCACGCGCGAGGCCGCCGGTTATGATTTTGCCGAGCGGTCGGGCAAGCTTGATGCGCAGCGCGAGATCGGTCCTGATGGCGTGCGCAGCTCGGCCCAGATCGGTGAGCAGCGGCGTCAGGCGGATAATGCCGGTTTTGCACAAGGCGCTGCTGCGGCTGGTGTATCGGTGCGCGAAGCCGCGCATCTGGATTCTTTCATCCGCGCGCTGGCGGGTATTGCCGGAAACCAGGTTGATATGGCTGAAGGTGGCGCAGAAGGCATTGCCGATCGCGCGCGCAACGAACGCCTGACCGGCATCGTCGACAAGGAGCGGCTCAGCCGCACCCAGGCGCTGTTGCGTGCCCATGGCGTGGAGCTGTCGAAGCGCCAGATCGCCATGGACCAGAATGGCGACATCGGCCTCAATCTGACGCCGGAACTGGCCGCGCAGATGTGGCGAGGCGGGCTTATCAACGAAAGCCAGCTTGGCGCGATCGCCAATGGCGGGCACGCCCGGTTCAGCTTCGCGCATAATGATCTTCTCGTGTCCAGCAGGACCGGGTTCAGCCAGTCCGCGCGCAACGACACCAGTACGCGGTTCGAAGCCGGCAAGCAGGCCGGGCCGGACACGATAGAGCATTTCCTGGGCAGCGGCGCGCAAGGCCAGGCCGCCATGGCCAATTGGTTGCGCAGCGGGTTCGAGATGGATCGGCGGGGTGACTGGCGGCTGAAACCGCAGGTCGCCGATACGCTGGAGCGTGATGTCACTGCGATCATGGTTCAGACCGGGTGGCAACGGTCGCTTTCCCGATCGGCCGAGCATCAAACGCAGGATAGCCAAACCTTATCCGGGAACATCACTGCCTCAGCGTCTCGCGGAGTGAGAGGTGATCGGAAAGAGGGCGGCAGGTCCGAGAAGGGCAACAGCGTCACGGGAAACGCGGCCGCAAGCCTGGCAGCGGAAATTTCGGATCGCGGAGGGTTCGGAGTGGCAGCGCAATCCTCAATCGATATAGTGAATTACGATGTGCGCGAAGCTATAGCCGCTGCTGAGCGCACCGCCTCAAAGTCAGCGCGGCCCGAAGAGGCTTTCACCCGAGAATTAAGTCAGCAGGTACTCGGCAGTGATGGCTTGCGAAATCGCTACCTGGAGCAAGCAGATTCCGGTCGCGGAACTATCGACGTCACCGGGCCGATCACTTCCCTTGAACAGTCATCCGTACTGAATACGGGTCGGCTGATGTCAGATCGGGATAATGGCTTGGCCGATGGGGATTCTCGCTTCAAAAGTCGGCGCGACCAATGA
- a CDS encoding STAS domain-containing protein has translation MTAISMDGDLAIIEVEADRLDAVAAPAFKAALQAHIDGTVRKVLLDLRRVGFMDSTGLGVLVSLLKMLGKDGSLAVAGAQPSVRRLFELTRLDTVFRLTDGVEEGKAALRA, from the coding sequence GTGACAGCGATTAGCATGGACGGTGACCTGGCGATCATCGAGGTGGAAGCCGACCGGCTGGACGCCGTGGCGGCGCCTGCTTTCAAGGCCGCCCTGCAAGCGCATATCGATGGCACCGTGCGCAAGGTTCTGCTGGACCTGCGCCGCGTTGGTTTCATGGATAGCACCGGTCTGGGCGTATTGGTCTCGCTGCTCAAGATGCTCGGCAAGGACGGATCTCTGGCTGTCGCGGGCGCGCAGCCGTCGGTGCGGCGCCTGTTCGAACTGACCCGCCTCGACACCGTGTTTCGACTGACCGATGGAGTGGAAGAGGGCAAGGCGGCTCTGCGTGCCTGA
- a CDS encoding PilZ domain-containing protein, which produces MTVDKLAVKFDRRQHPRFVTAFEANLTENDGSRTVIVGDISAGGCLLEDSRGFHVGRPVHLRAIGLDMPSRITWVRGDICGVRFTHIVDPLQIIQDNMTPFAPLADLIGKLSPEHDADQLQH; this is translated from the coding sequence ATGACAGTCGATAAATTGGCAGTCAAGTTTGACCGGAGGCAGCACCCACGCTTCGTCACTGCGTTCGAGGCTAATTTGACCGAAAATGATGGAAGCCGAACGGTTATTGTGGGCGATATTTCTGCAGGTGGCTGCCTGCTGGAAGATAGCCGTGGCTTCCACGTCGGTCGCCCGGTGCATCTGCGTGCGATTGGATTGGACATGCCATCCCGCATTACGTGGGTCCGCGGCGACATTTGCGGCGTCCGCTTTACCCACATTGTTGATCCACTGCAGATCATCCAGGATAATATGACGCCGTTTGCACCATTGGCAGACCTGATCGGAAAGCTGTCCCCCGAGCATGACGCCGATCAATTGCAGCATTGA